From Bosea sp. NBC_00550, the proteins below share one genomic window:
- a CDS encoding sensor histidine kinase gives MSRPLLDLGKGTARLFWLVFGLAAAAVAIASLFAAGEIGRSRAIAGTQARAEDAGTLALAILRGELEKQRALPVILARDPDVRQALAGGSRHGLDLKLEIIAREARAAVIYLLGPDGVAIAASNWNEPTSFVGSDYSFRDYFRGAVATGSAEQFALGTVSQRPGLYITRRIEEAGQSLGVIVVKVEFDRVEADWRALGGETYVVDRRGVVLLATIEDWRFRVEAPLDPATAAAIRDSLQFGAAPLTLLPLRPQGELVQGLSPLAGRYVQMRQPVPTTDWALEVLLPVDAVITSGRSQSQALVALVLMPGAALAAFALRRRQHNLARREADARAKAELEERVAERTAELAGANQRLVAEMAKRTRAQERLSNVREELAKANRLATLGQITAGVAHEVNQPLAALRTYAENARAFLKRSDAAEADGALVRIVSLTDRIGAITEALRGFARRGKGPLVPVPVASVIEGALTLLEGPLRQAGVTPVVTAPPESVLVTARPIELEQVLVNLLRNATEALLEGGDRGEPALAITVTPRGDRVEVTITDRGPGLSQEALAQLFTPFSTTKPKGLGLGLVISQDMVTSFGGTLTARSRPGDGASFVIDLKRAAA, from the coding sequence ATGAGCCGCCCATTGCTCGATCTGGGGAAAGGCACTGCCAGGCTGTTTTGGCTGGTCTTCGGACTGGCTGCAGCGGCGGTCGCCATCGCGTCGCTGTTCGCCGCCGGCGAGATCGGCCGCAGCCGCGCCATCGCGGGTACGCAGGCCCGCGCCGAGGATGCGGGAACGCTGGCTCTCGCCATCCTGCGCGGCGAACTCGAAAAGCAGCGCGCCCTGCCGGTCATCCTCGCCCGCGATCCGGACGTTAGGCAGGCGCTGGCCGGCGGCAGCCGGCACGGGCTCGACCTCAAGCTGGAGATCATCGCGCGCGAGGCGCGGGCCGCGGTGATCTATCTGCTCGGTCCCGATGGCGTCGCGATCGCGGCCAGCAACTGGAACGAACCGACGAGCTTCGTCGGCAGCGACTACAGTTTCCGCGATTATTTCAGGGGGGCCGTCGCCACCGGAAGCGCAGAGCAGTTCGCGCTCGGCACGGTCAGCCAGCGGCCAGGCCTCTATATCACGCGGCGGATCGAGGAGGCCGGCCAGAGCCTCGGCGTGATCGTCGTCAAGGTCGAGTTCGACCGGGTCGAGGCGGATTGGCGGGCTCTCGGCGGTGAGACCTATGTCGTCGACCGGCGCGGCGTGGTGCTGCTCGCGACGATCGAGGATTGGCGCTTCCGGGTCGAGGCTCCGCTCGACCCAGCGACGGCAGCTGCGATCCGGGATTCGCTTCAGTTCGGCGCAGCGCCGCTGACGCTGCTGCCGCTGCGGCCGCAGGGAGAGCTGGTACAGGGGCTGAGCCCGCTCGCCGGTCGCTATGTCCAGATGCGCCAGCCCGTTCCGACGACGGACTGGGCACTGGAGGTGCTGCTGCCTGTCGATGCGGTGATTACCTCCGGCCGCTCGCAATCGCAGGCGCTGGTCGCGCTCGTGCTGATGCCGGGCGCCGCGCTCGCCGCCTTCGCCCTGCGCCGCCGCCAGCACAATCTGGCACGGCGCGAGGCGGACGCCCGGGCGAAGGCCGAGTTGGAGGAACGCGTCGCCGAACGGACGGCCGAGCTCGCCGGCGCCAATCAACGCCTCGTCGCCGAGATGGCGAAGCGGACCCGGGCGCAGGAGCGCCTGTCAAACGTCAGAGAGGAGTTAGCCAAGGCCAACCGCCTCGCGACACTCGGCCAGATTACCGCCGGCGTTGCCCATGAGGTCAACCAGCCGCTGGCAGCCTTGCGCACCTATGCCGAGAATGCCCGGGCCTTCCTGAAGCGCTCCGACGCCGCCGAGGCCGACGGCGCGCTGGTGCGGATCGTCTCGCTGACGGACCGGATCGGCGCGATCACCGAGGCCCTGCGCGGCTTCGCGCGGCGCGGCAAGGGGCCGCTTGTGCCCGTTCCCGTCGCCAGTGTCATTGAAGGCGCGCTGACCCTGCTGGAAGGCCCGCTGCGTCAGGCCGGCGTGACGCCGGTCGTCACGGCCCCGCCGGAATCGGTCCTCGTCACCGCCCGGCCGATCGAGCTCGAACAGGTGCTGGTCAACCTCCTGCGCAACGCGACCGAGGCCCTGCTCGAAGGCGGCGACCGGGGCGAGCCCGCGCTCGCCATCACCGTCACCCCGCGCGGCGACCGGGTCGAGGTCACGATCACGGATCGCGGCCCCGGCCTGTCGCAGGAAGCGCTGGCGCAGCTCTTCACTCCGTTCAGCACAACGAAGCCGAAGGGGCTCGGACTTGGGCTGGTGATCTCGCAGGACATGGTCACATCGTTTGGCGGCACGCTGACCGCCAGGAGCCGGCCGGGCGACGGCGCGAGCTTCGTCATCGATCTGAAGAGGGCTGCTGCATGA
- a CDS encoding dicarboxylate/amino acid:cation symporter has translation MATTLDLAHAQPAARPKKFYQQLYVQVLFAIAVGILLGHFWPEQGTAMKPLGDAFIKLVKMIIAPVIFLTVSTGIAGMSDMQKVGRVAGKAMIYFLTFSTLALIIGLIVGNIVQPGAGLHIGAASLDAKAVQGYAAKAHDSSIIGFLQNIIPDTIVGAFASGDILQVLFFSVLFGLSLSMVGERGKPVLDFLQALSTPIFKLVAILMKAAPLGAFGAMAFTIGRYGIGSVANLAMLIATFYLTAAIFVLVVLGAVARYNGFSILALIRYIKEEILLVIGTSSSEAALPSLMEKMEAAGCKRSVVGLVIPTGYSFNLDGTNIYMTLAALFIAQAMDIHLPLGDQILLLLVAMLSSKGAAGITGAGFITLAATLSVVPAVPVAGMALILGIDRFMSECRAVTNFIGNAVATIVVARWEGELDQDQLQAALSGHSPLVVDGEVLAVPAE, from the coding sequence ATGGCGACTACGCTCGATCTCGCGCACGCCCAGCCGGCGGCGCGACCGAAGAAATTCTACCAGCAGCTCTATGTACAGGTCCTGTTCGCGATCGCGGTGGGCATCCTGCTCGGCCATTTCTGGCCGGAACAGGGCACGGCCATGAAGCCGCTCGGCGATGCCTTCATCAAGCTGGTGAAGATGATCATCGCACCGGTGATCTTCCTGACGGTCTCGACCGGGATCGCGGGCATGAGCGACATGCAGAAGGTCGGGCGCGTCGCCGGTAAGGCGATGATCTATTTCCTGACGTTCTCGACGCTCGCCCTGATCATCGGCCTCATCGTCGGCAATATCGTCCAGCCGGGCGCCGGGCTGCATATCGGCGCAGCCAGCCTGGATGCCAAGGCGGTGCAGGGCTATGCGGCCAAGGCGCATGACTCGAGCATCATCGGCTTCCTGCAGAACATCATTCCCGACACCATCGTCGGCGCCTTTGCCTCGGGCGATATCCTCCAGGTGCTGTTCTTCTCGGTGCTATTTGGCCTCTCGCTGTCGATGGTCGGCGAGCGCGGCAAGCCGGTGCTCGATTTCCTGCAGGCGCTCTCGACCCCGATCTTCAAGCTGGTCGCGATCCTGATGAAGGCGGCACCGCTCGGCGCCTTCGGCGCGATGGCCTTCACCATCGGCCGCTACGGTATCGGCTCCGTCGCCAATCTCGCGATGCTGATTGCAACCTTCTACCTGACGGCGGCGATCTTCGTGCTTGTCGTGCTCGGCGCCGTCGCCCGCTACAACGGCTTTTCGATCCTGGCGCTGATCCGCTACATCAAGGAGGAGATCCTCCTCGTCATCGGCACCAGCTCCTCCGAAGCCGCTCTGCCGAGCCTGATGGAGAAGATGGAGGCGGCTGGCTGCAAGCGCTCCGTCGTCGGCCTGGTCATCCCGACCGGCTATTCCTTCAATCTCGACGGCACCAACATCTACATGACGCTGGCTGCGCTGTTCATCGCGCAGGCGATGGACATCCATCTGCCGCTCGGCGACCAGATTCTGCTGCTGCTCGTCGCCATGCTCAGCTCGAAGGGCGCGGCCGGCATCACCGGTGCGGGCTTCATCACGCTGGCGGCGACGCTCTCGGTGGTTCCCGCCGTCCCGGTCGCGGGCATGGCGCTCATCCTCGGCATCGACCGCTTCATGTCGGAATGCCGGGCTGTGACCAACTTCATCGGCAACGCCGTCGCGACGATCGTGGTGGCGCGCTGGGAAGGCGAGCTCGATCAGGACCAGCTGCAGGCGGCACTGAGCGGGCACTCTCCGCTGGTGGTGGATGGCGAGGTGCTGGCGGTTCCGGCCGAGTAA
- a CDS encoding cellulose biosynthesis cyclic di-GMP-binding regulatory protein BcsB produces MKRFGIPLLAAAIAPLALGLIPHLSAQEAPSPAPAPAPFMIAPPSQQPAAPPPAAPAPAPSREAAPPPAPAFAFKPLLPASRVTLEGESDTRSWAFYLSQDEAGTDLSLDVAFQNALVVMPEVSRLAVRLNGERIIEVPIASSDRLKHSSTAVRKGLLRPGQNTISFEVLQRHRTDCTVASTYELWTRIDGAGTRLTFKGPNAQQFRLRGIDDLPAIGADEGGQTTIVIVAPGASRAISANSIFAVAQALALRGRYGQVAVKVSEQMPDRVRPGTLTVALGTNEEIRALLGALPAEAGGRSFLGFVPSPKKGADMLLVTGESWPDLDAIVGKILTAPVSRPANINRKTMDTASWHVPDAPFISDRQVVRFSELGIATQESSGRRMRVRAVVAMPGDFYANAYGEATLYLDGAYSNEVLPGDSHIEIFVNGNVAATVPLNAATGGLFQQFPITVPLRHFRPGVNEVWFETVTVTKSDLACGPGATLPGKSRFALFDTTALAIPDFAKIGVSPNLAAVAGTGFPYSVASRVALIMGRQDPANLSAATTLLAHIAQRASRPLAVDVLAGTAAVGDRPVLIVGAAGQLPAGLLPRVGIADNVRATWPLRADAVVVTPDAEGAAVFDAVINRLQGRQATPEASGGAAPTTEGVRERWRGSLGGPLARYFIAFDQWLQRTFDLSFAQLRTPSRAPTLYEPAEGTDLIAVQAADPDTRQVWTAFIARREEALESTVDRIVSPGNWAGMAGKITAFRGAQEAHIISADSTSFVMTRPFSLANMRLVFANWMSSNIGIYALALLTACIGLGIGTSLMLGRLGRRS; encoded by the coding sequence ATGAAGCGGTTCGGGATACCCCTTCTCGCGGCTGCGATCGCTCCGCTGGCGCTGGGGCTGATCCCGCATCTTTCGGCACAGGAGGCGCCGTCGCCTGCTCCCGCCCCGGCGCCCTTCATGATCGCCCCGCCGAGCCAGCAGCCGGCCGCGCCGCCGCCTGCGGCCCCTGCCCCCGCTCCATCGCGGGAGGCGGCGCCGCCCCCGGCTCCGGCTTTCGCGTTCAAGCCGTTGCTGCCTGCGTCGCGTGTCACGCTCGAAGGCGAAAGCGACACGCGCAGCTGGGCCTTTTACCTGTCTCAGGACGAAGCCGGAACCGATCTGAGCCTCGACGTCGCCTTCCAGAACGCGCTCGTGGTGATGCCGGAGGTTTCGCGGCTAGCCGTTCGCCTCAATGGCGAGCGGATCATCGAGGTGCCCATCGCCTCGTCCGATCGCCTCAAGCATAGCTCCACCGCGGTTCGCAAGGGCCTGCTCCGGCCGGGGCAGAACACGATCAGCTTCGAAGTCCTGCAGCGGCATCGGACGGACTGCACGGTCGCCTCGACCTATGAGTTGTGGACCCGGATCGACGGCGCGGGCACCCGGCTGACGTTCAAGGGCCCGAACGCGCAGCAGTTCCGCCTGCGCGGCATCGACGATCTGCCGGCCATCGGCGCCGACGAGGGCGGCCAGACCACGATCGTCATCGTCGCGCCCGGCGCCTCGCGCGCCATTTCGGCGAACAGCATCTTCGCCGTCGCACAGGCACTCGCCTTGCGCGGCCGCTATGGCCAGGTGGCGGTGAAAGTCTCCGAACAAATGCCGGACCGTGTCCGCCCGGGGACGCTGACCGTCGCACTCGGCACGAACGAAGAGATACGCGCCCTGCTGGGAGCGCTGCCCGCCGAAGCCGGTGGCCGCAGCTTCCTCGGCTTCGTGCCGAGCCCGAAGAAGGGCGCCGACATGTTGCTTGTCACCGGCGAAAGCTGGCCGGATCTCGACGCGATCGTCGGCAAGATCCTGACCGCGCCGGTTTCCCGGCCCGCCAACATCAACCGCAAGACCATGGATACCGCAAGCTGGCACGTGCCCGATGCGCCCTTCATCTCCGACCGGCAGGTGGTGCGGTTCTCCGAGCTCGGCATCGCCACCCAGGAATCGTCCGGGCGCCGCATGCGCGTGCGTGCGGTCGTCGCGATGCCCGGCGACTTCTATGCCAACGCCTATGGCGAGGCGACGCTTTATCTGGATGGTGCCTACTCGAACGAGGTCCTTCCAGGCGACAGCCATATCGAGATCTTCGTCAACGGCAACGTCGCCGCGACCGTGCCGCTCAATGCCGCAACGGGCGGTCTCTTCCAGCAGTTTCCGATCACCGTGCCGCTTCGGCATTTCCGCCCAGGCGTCAACGAAGTCTGGTTCGAGACCGTCACCGTGACGAAATCGGACCTGGCCTGCGGGCCGGGGGCGACACTGCCCGGCAAGAGCCGCTTCGCGCTGTTCGACACGACCGCGCTTGCCATCCCCGACTTCGCCAAGATCGGCGTGAGCCCCAATCTCGCGGCGGTCGCCGGCACCGGCTTCCCCTATTCGGTCGCATCGCGGGTCGCGCTGATCATGGGCCGGCAGGACCCCGCCAATCTCAGCGCCGCGACGACATTGCTGGCGCACATCGCCCAGCGCGCCAGCCGGCCGCTCGCCGTCGATGTGCTGGCGGGCACCGCGGCCGTTGGGGACCGGCCCGTCCTGATCGTCGGCGCCGCCGGACAGCTGCCGGCCGGCCTGCTCCCGCGCGTAGGCATCGCCGACAACGTCCGTGCGACCTGGCCGTTGCGCGCCGATGCCGTGGTGGTGACGCCGGATGCGGAAGGCGCCGCCGTCTTCGATGCGGTGATCAACCGGCTGCAGGGCCGGCAAGCGACGCCGGAAGCGTCCGGCGGCGCGGCACCGACCACGGAAGGCGTCCGCGAGCGCTGGCGCGGTTCGCTGGGCGGCCCGCTCGCACGCTATTTCATCGCCTTCGACCAATGGCTCCAGCGAACCTTCGACCTGTCCTTCGCGCAGCTGCGTACCCCCTCGCGCGCGCCCACGCTCTACGAGCCGGCTGAGGGCACCGATCTCATCGCCGTCCAGGCGGCCGACCCGGATACGAGGCAGGTCTGGACCGCCTTCATCGCCCGCCGCGAGGAGGCGCTGGAAAGCACGGTGGACAGGATCGTCTCGCCCGGTAATTGGGCGGGCATGGCCGGCAAGATCACTGCCTTTCGCGGTGCCCAGGAAGCCCACATCATCTCCGCGGACAGCACCTCCTTCGTCATGACCAGGCCTTTCAGCCTGGCGAATATGCGGCTGGTCTTCGCCAACTGGATGTCGAGCAATATCGGGATCTACGCATTGGCCCTCCTCACGGCCTGCATCGGGCTGGGCATTGGAACCTCGCTCATGCTCGGACGGTTGGGGCGTCGATCATGA
- a CDS encoding glycosyl hydrolase family 8, with the protein MKRFLAVLAATFFGFLSNAQATVPADAWALYRQKFVTAEGRVIDDANGGISHSESQGYGLLLACLAGDRSTFASIFAFTRTELLIRDDGLAAWRWDPKATPRVSDINNASDGDLLIAHALACAGSRWTMPAYTAAARQIARSLAKVALMKRGSDVRLMPAAVGFSEKDRADGPVINPSYWVFEALPVMAQLTGEPVWMQLQASGLKLLDDLAKRKMLAPEWLSIRAEPKPAEGFPAQFGYNAIRIPLYLLRAGLGEKARLAPFRQAWADGTAVIDVRSGKPVEPLADAGYRILAAAMACALDGTPIPEELKTFQPTLYYPSTLHLLSLSMLSERYPQCM; encoded by the coding sequence ATGAAACGTTTTCTCGCCGTGCTGGCCGCAACCTTCTTCGGCTTCCTCTCCAACGCGCAGGCGACCGTGCCTGCCGATGCCTGGGCGCTGTACCGGCAGAAATTCGTCACGGCCGAGGGCCGCGTCATCGACGATGCGAATGGCGGGATCAGCCATAGCGAGAGCCAGGGCTACGGGCTCCTGCTGGCATGCCTGGCGGGGGACCGCAGCACCTTCGCCAGCATCTTCGCCTTCACCCGCACCGAACTCCTCATCCGGGACGACGGGCTTGCGGCGTGGCGCTGGGATCCGAAGGCAACCCCACGCGTCAGCGACATCAACAACGCCAGCGACGGCGATCTGCTGATCGCCCACGCCCTCGCCTGCGCCGGCAGCCGCTGGACCATGCCGGCCTATACCGCCGCCGCGCGCCAGATCGCCCGCTCGCTGGCGAAGGTGGCGCTCATGAAGCGCGGCAGCGATGTCCGGCTGATGCCGGCCGCAGTCGGCTTTTCGGAAAAGGATCGCGCCGACGGCCCCGTGATCAACCCGTCCTATTGGGTGTTCGAGGCCCTCCCGGTCATGGCCCAGCTGACCGGCGAGCCCGTCTGGATGCAGCTCCAGGCAAGCGGGCTCAAGCTGCTCGACGATCTGGCGAAGCGAAAGATGCTGGCGCCCGAATGGCTGTCGATCAGGGCCGAGCCAAAGCCGGCCGAAGGTTTCCCCGCACAGTTCGGCTACAACGCGATCCGCATCCCGCTTTATCTGCTGCGCGCGGGGCTGGGCGAGAAGGCACGCCTCGCGCCGTTCCGGCAGGCCTGGGCCGACGGCACCGCGGTCATCGATGTGCGCAGCGGCAAGCCGGTCGAGCCGCTGGCCGATGCCGGCTATCGCATTCTGGCCGCCGCCATGGCCTGCGCGCTCGACGGCACCCCGATTCCGGAGGAGCTGAAAACCTTCCAGCCGACGCTCTACTATCCGTCGACCCTGCACCTTCTCTCCCTCTCCATGCTGAGCGAGAGGTATCCGCAATGCATGTGA
- the bcsA gene encoding UDP-forming cellulose synthase catalytic subunit: MRTASYVIFWAITAIVVVVLITLPISLQAHLIAGAIVVAAMIILKFLRPYGVWRLIALGLGTAIVLRYIYWRTTSTLPPVNQLEDFIPGLIVYLAELYNIGMLFLSLFVVAMPLPKRKTPPIDPENAPTVDVFVPSYNEDAELLATTLSAALAMDYPAGRLKVFLLDDGGTDEKCNADNFVGASAARERRATLQTLCEGLGVTYLTRERNISAKAGNLNNGIANSQGELIVVFDADHAPARSFLTETVGYFGQDPKLFLVQTPHFFINPDPLERNLKTFKMMPSENEMFYGIIQRGLDKWDASFFCGSAAVLRRTALETTNGFSGRSITEDAETAITLHATGWHSVYVDKPLIAGLQPATFTSFIGQRSRWAQGMMQILLFHRPMFKSGLSLPQRLCYSSSALFWLFPFARLTFLIAPLFYLFFGLEIFTASGAEFIAYVLSYMVVNLMMQNYLYGRYRWPWISELYEFIQSVYLLPAVISVLLRPTKPTFKVTAKNESLESRRVSELGKPFFIIFAVLFLGVIATYWRTVAEPYNADTTLVVGLWNILNLLMAGCALGVVSERPEGRAARRFAVKRRGEITIDGRTAPVVTENVSVDGIAIRVMSKDFDKVPVGTVGQVSFETTIDMPRGSLPVRVMRLAPDDKGLMLGCSYEPSEPLHSRIIADLAFSDADNWSQFQKARRQNMGVIYGTLRFLRMAVFQTSRGLSYFFGLYRFSRSPSRPGAAE; this comes from the coding sequence ATGCGAACAGCCAGCTACGTCATCTTCTGGGCCATCACCGCGATCGTGGTCGTGGTGCTCATCACGCTGCCGATCAGCCTGCAGGCGCATCTGATCGCCGGCGCGATCGTCGTCGCCGCGATGATCATCCTCAAATTCCTGAGGCCTTACGGCGTCTGGCGGCTGATCGCGCTGGGCCTCGGGACCGCCATCGTGCTGCGCTACATCTATTGGCGCACCACCAGCACCCTGCCGCCGGTCAACCAGCTCGAGGATTTCATCCCCGGCCTGATCGTCTATCTCGCCGAGCTCTACAATATCGGCATGCTCTTCCTCAGCCTGTTCGTCGTCGCGATGCCGCTGCCCAAGCGCAAGACGCCGCCGATCGACCCGGAGAACGCGCCGACGGTCGATGTCTTCGTTCCCTCCTACAATGAGGATGCGGAGCTTCTGGCGACGACGCTCTCGGCGGCACTGGCGATGGACTACCCGGCAGGCCGCCTGAAGGTGTTTCTGCTCGACGACGGCGGCACCGACGAGAAATGCAATGCCGACAACTTCGTCGGGGCCAGCGCCGCGCGGGAGCGGCGCGCGACGTTGCAGACGCTGTGCGAAGGCCTCGGCGTCACCTATCTGACGCGCGAGCGCAACATCAGCGCCAAGGCCGGCAATCTCAACAACGGCATCGCCAACTCGCAAGGCGAGCTGATCGTCGTCTTCGACGCCGACCATGCCCCGGCGCGCAGCTTCCTGACCGAGACGGTCGGCTATTTCGGGCAGGACCCGAAGCTCTTCCTCGTCCAGACCCCGCACTTCTTCATCAATCCCGACCCGCTCGAGCGCAATCTCAAGACCTTCAAGATGATGCCCTCCGAGAACGAGATGTTCTACGGCATCATCCAGCGCGGCCTCGACAAATGGGATGCCTCGTTCTTCTGCGGCTCGGCCGCGGTCCTGCGCCGCACCGCGCTGGAGACGACGAACGGCTTCTCCGGGCGCAGCATCACGGAAGATGCCGAGACGGCGATCACCCTGCATGCCACCGGCTGGCACAGCGTCTATGTCGACAAGCCGCTCATCGCGGGGCTTCAGCCGGCGACCTTCACCAGCTTCATCGGCCAGCGCTCGCGCTGGGCCCAGGGCATGATGCAGATCCTGCTGTTCCACCGCCCGATGTTCAAGAGCGGCCTCTCCCTGCCGCAGCGCCTCTGCTACTCGTCTTCGGCCCTGTTCTGGCTGTTCCCCTTCGCGCGGCTGACCTTCCTGATCGCGCCGCTGTTCTATCTGTTCTTCGGCCTGGAGATCTTCACTGCCTCGGGCGCCGAGTTCATCGCCTATGTGCTCAGCTACATGGTGGTGAACCTGATGATGCAGAACTATCTCTACGGCCGCTATCGCTGGCCGTGGATCTCCGAGCTCTACGAGTTCATCCAGTCGGTCTACCTGCTGCCGGCGGTGATCTCGGTGCTGCTGAGGCCGACCAAGCCGACCTTCAAGGTCACGGCGAAGAACGAGTCGCTCGAAAGCAGGCGCGTTTCCGAGCTCGGCAAACCGTTCTTCATCATCTTCGCCGTGCTGTTTCTCGGCGTCATCGCCACCTACTGGCGCACGGTGGCGGAGCCGTACAATGCCGACACGACCCTGGTCGTGGGGCTGTGGAACATCCTCAACCTGCTGATGGCGGGCTGTGCGCTCGGCGTCGTCTCCGAGCGGCCGGAAGGGCGCGCCGCGCGTCGCTTTGCCGTGAAGCGCCGCGGCGAGATCACCATCGACGGCCGCACTGCCCCGGTCGTCACGGAGAACGTCTCGGTCGACGGCATCGCCATCCGCGTGATGTCGAAGGATTTCGACAAGGTGCCGGTCGGCACCGTCGGGCAGGTTTCGTTCGAGACGACGATCGACATGCCGCGCGGCTCGCTGCCCGTACGCGTCATGCGCCTTGCTCCCGACGACAAGGGGCTGATGCTGGGTTGCAGCTACGAGCCGAGCGAACCGCTGCACAGCCGGATCATCGCCGACCTCGCATTCTCCGACGCCGATAACTGGAGCCAGTTCCAGAAGGCGCGGCGCCAGAACATGGGCGTGATCTACGGCACGCTGCGCTTCCTGCGGATGGCGGTCTTCCAGACCAGCCGCGGCCTGTCCTATTTCTTCGGTCTCTACCGGTTTTCCCGTTCTCCCTCGCGGCCGGGAGCGGCGGAATGA
- a CDS encoding tetratricopeptide repeat protein produces MHVKSTLILVAASSVAFYAFGRYGQDVKPSQSMIRSAQAEGQAQSATPGSETAIELAQAPSVPGRPAAAPPQSQPQPQKVDETALRYFAAQGDTRRFEAELARLRALYPEWRPPTDLTSQGQVGDPELERMWKLFADGKYGEVRAAIAQRSSADPNWRAPADLVAQLDLTEARQRLVNASNARQWEQVIRLGTETPALLTCANVDALWRVGEAFVQTGKPERARDAYAYVLANCTNPAERIGTMQKVITTLPENFVDPLLAQERQNEFASIRDELARRHIGKAADDPAQTATQEDIRRIEALANAAATADDPILLGFYALHHNDPAKAATWFQTALTRNGGAKAAEGAVLALGATRKYQEAETLGAQWLEAGAANRKAYLDVVTALLTQEPPLRLERNVIERIVKTVGTDRYAPGAAALGWYAYNSGQTVPAGTWFETALSWDRGYEPAAYGLALVRQRLRDQGGLRALMTEWGGRSQRIADILNPARRRPSPQADRPVAPDTRPVSRIEPAVEPVERISRPVSPAERPRRAVAQDDTAVVAASPRPSAARPSSGSCGAGSSGAAALQRGWCLLNLKRPVAAAEAFEAARRSGSAQVAADAAAGLAYAKIQQGLTTEASAAASSAALPVARRNELSALLLSERFYAQYDAKDFNGALVTLSGRARYAPETTDLMLMRGWSYFNLGRFDDADQVFQALYKANKSPQALSGLTAIRDVTQRNRY; encoded by the coding sequence ATGCATGTGAAATCGACCCTGATCCTCGTCGCGGCATCGAGCGTCGCGTTTTATGCCTTCGGTCGCTACGGCCAGGACGTAAAGCCGTCGCAATCCATGATTCGGTCCGCGCAGGCTGAGGGACAGGCGCAATCGGCCACGCCGGGCTCGGAAACAGCTATCGAACTGGCGCAGGCTCCCAGCGTGCCCGGCCGGCCAGCGGCTGCGCCGCCACAGTCCCAGCCGCAACCGCAGAAGGTCGACGAAACCGCGCTGCGCTATTTCGCGGCGCAGGGCGACACCCGCCGCTTCGAAGCCGAGCTCGCCAGGCTGCGCGCGCTCTATCCCGAGTGGAGGCCACCGACCGACCTGACATCGCAGGGCCAGGTCGGAGACCCCGAACTCGAACGGATGTGGAAGCTCTTCGCCGACGGCAAATACGGCGAGGTGCGCGCCGCGATAGCGCAGCGCAGCAGCGCCGATCCGAACTGGCGTGCGCCGGCCGATCTCGTCGCGCAGCTCGATCTGACCGAGGCCCGCCAGCGCCTCGTCAACGCATCGAACGCCCGGCAGTGGGAACAGGTCATCCGCCTCGGCACCGAGACGCCGGCCCTGCTGACCTGCGCCAATGTCGATGCGCTCTGGCGCGTCGGCGAGGCTTTCGTCCAGACCGGCAAGCCGGAACGCGCGCGCGACGCCTACGCCTATGTTCTCGCCAACTGCACCAACCCGGCCGAGCGGATCGGCACGATGCAGAAGGTGATCACCACGCTGCCGGAGAATTTCGTCGACCCGCTCCTCGCACAGGAGCGGCAGAACGAATTCGCGAGCATCCGCGACGAACTCGCGCGACGCCATATCGGCAAGGCGGCCGACGACCCGGCCCAGACCGCAACGCAAGAGGATATCCGCCGCATCGAGGCGCTCGCCAACGCTGCCGCCACGGCGGACGACCCGATACTGCTCGGCTTCTACGCCCTCCACCACAACGACCCGGCCAAGGCCGCGACATGGTTCCAGACCGCGCTCACGCGCAATGGCGGCGCCAAGGCCGCCGAAGGCGCGGTGCTCGCTCTGGGCGCGACGCGGAAATACCAGGAGGCCGAGACGCTCGGCGCGCAATGGCTGGAGGCCGGAGCCGCCAACCGCAAGGCCTATCTCGATGTCGTCACCGCGCTGCTCACTCAGGAGCCGCCGTTGCGGCTCGAGCGCAACGTGATCGAACGCATCGTCAAGACGGTCGGAACGGACCGCTACGCACCCGGAGCGGCGGCACTCGGCTGGTATGCCTACAACTCGGGACAAACCGTGCCGGCCGGCACCTGGTTTGAGACGGCTCTGTCATGGGACCGCGGCTACGAGCCGGCAGCCTATGGACTCGCGCTCGTGCGCCAGCGCCTGCGCGATCAAGGCGGGCTGCGGGCCCTCATGACCGAATGGGGCGGTCGTTCCCAGCGGATCGCCGACATTCTCAATCCCGCGCGCAGAAGGCCCTCGCCCCAGGCGGATCGACCCGTGGCTCCCGATACGCGTCCGGTTTCGCGGATAGAGCCCGCCGTCGAGCCCGTGGAACGCATATCTCGCCCCGTCAGTCCTGCGGAGCGCCCTCGTCGCGCGGTGGCACAAGACGACACGGCGGTCGTGGCGGCGTCCCCCCGACCGAGTGCGGCACGCCCGAGCAGCGGCAGTTGCGGTGCCGGCTCGTCTGGTGCGGCCGCCCTGCAGCGCGGCTGGTGCCTGCTTAACCTCAAGCGCCCGGTTGCGGCGGCGGAGGCCTTCGAGGCGGCGCGGCGCAGCGGCAGTGCCCAGGTCGCCGCCGATGCAGCCGCGGGCCTGGCTTATGCCAAGATCCAGCAGGGATTGACGACGGAGGCCAGCGCGGCGGCAAGCAGCGCAGCGCTGCCAGTCGCGCGACGCAACGAGCTCTCGGCCCTGCTCCTCTCGGAGCGCTTTTACGCGCAATACGATGCCAAGGATTTCAACGGAGCGTTGGTCACGCTTTCGGGCCGCGCGCGCTATGCCCCCGAGACCACCGACCTGATGCTGATGCGCGGGTGGTCCTATTTCAATCTCGGTCGGTTCGATGACGCCGACCAGGTCTTCCAGGCGCTCTACAAGGCGAACAAGTCACCCCAGGCGTTGTCGGGGTTGACCGCGATCCGCGATGTGACCCAGCGCAACAGATACTAG